A single region of the Nitrospira sp. genome encodes:
- a CDS encoding acyl-CoA dehydrogenase family protein — translation MSPLFKGFEQIEEARERLTGSSFLAGLYDGRPDFTLLLTSPQPPEEKAAGDAYCQQIETFLRHNVDAEAIERQAKIPESVIQGLFNLGAFGMKIPKEYGGQGFSYTNYGRVLTLIASWSNILALTVAVPQSIGIAMPILLFGHEDQKRKYLPLVAREAISAFALTEPMTGSDAAHVRTEAVLDRTGSHFLVNGEKLWCTNGPIARYITLIARVPARRVSRDGRIEWVPVQEGQGADDRVHTAFILDMSAPGLLVRQRCQFEGCRGIENAHITLKQVQIPVENVIGEVGKGLKYALTILNVGRGVSIPAICLGMAKQAWQPTIDRANARITFQKPLAERQTQQIRLGDMAGHLFAMEALAMLVWRLADQHRHDIRIEAAVAKVFCSEHTIRFLRDAQILFGGMGYETAESKNLRGEPAFGIEQLVRDAEMYRIGEGATDILRPFVVREGLSAHLDRAKALYTGELSILDQSRQAIKLAGFYLPWYLRQWLKRPLPDSPEFGHPQVELVTQYVERMSRRLARDIFRAMVRFQASFQEEQRLQNRIESVGEDLLAMLATVLYAEEQTRFEGRTTVWELAESFCAGAKQRVTQRLAEFRHHGDYFTATTGTHALKGYYPSLSSGIVHRRLEDYRQRKQASDCVNRLH, via the coding sequence ATGAGCCCCCTCTTCAAAGGATTCGAACAGATCGAAGAAGCCCGTGAACGATTGACGGGCAGCAGTTTTCTGGCCGGCCTGTATGACGGACGGCCGGACTTCACCCTGCTGCTCACCTCGCCTCAACCACCGGAGGAAAAGGCGGCCGGTGATGCGTACTGCCAGCAGATCGAGACGTTTTTGCGGCACAACGTCGATGCTGAAGCCATCGAACGTCAGGCGAAAATTCCCGAATCGGTGATTCAAGGGCTGTTCAATCTTGGTGCATTCGGAATGAAAATTCCGAAGGAGTACGGTGGGCAGGGCTTCTCCTACACGAATTACGGTCGCGTCCTGACATTGATCGCCAGCTGGAGCAACATTCTCGCGCTGACCGTGGCTGTGCCGCAATCCATCGGCATCGCCATGCCGATTCTCCTCTTCGGGCACGAGGATCAGAAACGTAAGTATCTTCCCCTGGTGGCGCGGGAAGCGATTTCGGCCTTCGCCCTCACAGAGCCGATGACCGGGTCTGATGCCGCACACGTGCGAACGGAAGCCGTGCTCGACCGGACCGGGAGTCACTTCCTGGTCAACGGTGAAAAGCTCTGGTGCACCAATGGACCAATCGCCCGCTACATTACGCTCATCGCGCGCGTTCCGGCCCGACGGGTGTCACGGGACGGACGAATAGAGTGGGTGCCCGTCCAGGAAGGACAGGGAGCAGACGACCGGGTCCACACGGCGTTTATTCTCGACATGTCCGCACCGGGACTGCTGGTACGGCAACGGTGTCAGTTCGAAGGCTGCCGAGGCATCGAGAATGCCCACATCACGTTGAAGCAAGTGCAGATCCCTGTCGAAAACGTCATCGGCGAAGTCGGCAAGGGATTGAAATATGCACTCACCATTCTGAATGTGGGACGCGGGGTCAGCATTCCGGCCATTTGCCTCGGCATGGCCAAGCAGGCCTGGCAACCGACCATCGACCGAGCCAATGCCCGCATCACCTTCCAGAAACCGTTGGCAGAGCGGCAAACTCAGCAGATTCGGCTGGGCGACATGGCCGGGCATCTCTTTGCCATGGAAGCGCTGGCCATGCTGGTCTGGCGACTCGCCGATCAACACCGGCACGACATACGGATCGAAGCGGCCGTGGCCAAAGTCTTTTGCTCGGAACATACGATTCGATTTCTCCGGGATGCCCAGATTCTGTTCGGCGGCATGGGGTACGAAACCGCGGAATCGAAAAACCTGCGCGGCGAACCGGCCTTCGGCATCGAACAACTCGTACGTGATGCCGAGATGTACCGCATTGGTGAAGGCGCGACAGATATCCTTCGTCCTTTCGTTGTTCGCGAAGGATTGAGCGCGCACCTGGATCGGGCGAAGGCGCTCTATACCGGGGAGCTGTCCATCCTCGACCAGTCACGACAAGCCATCAAGTTGGCAGGATTCTACCTCCCCTGGTATCTGCGGCAATGGCTGAAGCGGCCGCTGCCGGACAGTCCCGAGTTCGGGCATCCCCAGGTGGAACTGGTGACACAGTATGTGGAACGGATGAGTCGGCGACTGGCCCGGGATATTTTCCGGGCGATGGTGCGATTCCAAGCCTCGTTCCAGGAGGAACAGCGGCTCCAGAATCGAATTGAGTCGGTCGGCGAAGACCTGCTTGCCATGCTGGCGACCGTACTGTACGCCGAGGAGCAGACTCGGTTTGAGGGACGCACAACCGTCTGGGAGTTGGCGGAGTCCTTCTGCGCCGGCGCCAAGCAGCGCGTGACCCAACGCCTCGCTGAATTCCGGCATCACGGCGACTACTTCACCGCCACAACCGGCACCCATGCGCTGAAAGGATACTATCCGAGTTTATCGTCAGGCATCGTGCACCGTCGCTTGGAAGACTACCGTCAAAGGAAACAGGCCTCCGATTGCGTGAACAGGCTGCACTGA
- a CDS encoding mechanosensitive ion channel family protein, with the protein MTQFSIETAWPWLINMAASVGIASLRIVLVLMIGYVAIRFVRLGLRELERVMIVASDRVDQESGVASKRAATLTGILRTIALSATWAIIIIESLQMAGLDIAPILAGAGILGLAVGFGAQHLVRDLMSGFFIILEDQIRLGDVAVINGTGGQVETITFRTISLRDFSGVVHIFPNGGITTLSNMTRDWSAFVLDMGVAYREETDRVVEVMRAVGEGLRQDQEFSALILEPIEIVGVDNFADSAVTIRARIKTKPAEQWKIGREYRRRLKKAFDAQHIEIPFPCRTLLMGEDSPPFKVEVVAGLGLAKG; encoded by the coding sequence ATGACCCAATTTTCGATCGAGACCGCATGGCCATGGCTGATCAACATGGCTGCCAGCGTGGGCATCGCCAGTTTACGGATCGTCTTGGTGCTCATGATCGGGTACGTGGCGATCCGGTTCGTGCGCCTTGGTTTGCGCGAGCTGGAGCGGGTGATGATTGTGGCCAGCGACAGGGTCGACCAGGAATCAGGAGTGGCCTCCAAGCGGGCGGCTACGCTGACGGGAATTCTGAGAACCATCGCGTTGTCTGCGACGTGGGCGATCATCATCATTGAATCGTTGCAAATGGCCGGATTAGATATTGCCCCGATTTTGGCCGGTGCCGGCATTCTGGGCCTCGCTGTCGGCTTCGGCGCGCAACACTTGGTACGTGATCTGATGAGCGGGTTCTTCATCATTCTGGAAGATCAGATCAGGCTCGGAGATGTCGCCGTGATCAACGGGACGGGCGGGCAGGTTGAGACCATTACCTTCAGAACGATCTCATTGCGAGATTTCTCCGGCGTGGTGCACATTTTCCCCAACGGTGGGATTACCACCCTGTCCAACATGACCAGAGACTGGTCGGCCTTTGTGCTGGACATGGGCGTGGCCTATCGGGAGGAGACGGATCGGGTGGTGGAGGTGATGCGAGCGGTGGGCGAAGGACTACGCCAGGACCAGGAATTCAGTGCGCTGATCCTTGAGCCGATTGAGATCGTCGGGGTCGACAATTTTGCCGATAGCGCCGTGACGATTCGCGCGCGTATCAAAACGAAACCGGCCGAGCAATGGAAGATCGGGCGTGAATATCGGCGCCGTCTCAAGAAAGCCTTCGATGCGCAACACATCGAGATTCCCTTTCCCTGCCGGACGTTGCTGATGGGAGAGGACAGTCCGCCGTTCAAGGTGGAGGTGGTGGCCGGGTTGGGCCTAGCCAAGGGGTAA
- a CDS encoding tetratricopeptide repeat protein, translating into MTWFFARCSIAVLAAFCLAAPLSAALGHDARPATKKRSVHRARSSSPQIIPQKPRPGVQTGEAESLYYGGVALHAKGNYVEAVEKFQAALHKRPDFPEAHHALGLSLAAQGALDEAIREYRAALSVQPEFAAIHNNLGVALSEQGKVDEAIEAYRHAIRLQPGNAAPHHNLALALEAKGDADGAIEEYRETLRLQPNNATAHNNLGLVLQRKGQLDEAIGEYRAALRLQAGSAAALYCLNLSAALLVKGELDGAIGSGRTAIRLQPENADAHYNLGLALKAKGDFNGALAAFREVLKLDPGQGALHYEVGQLLDRAGDDAGALTEYRAMLARQPSHAPTQEALAVLLQKQGDIDGAIAAYRSALQAAPNSVAAQNNLGVALLNKGQVDDALAAFRAAASLQPNDPVAYYNLGEAFIARNQRGEAIQSYRRYIGLAEAQPDHRDKVEAVRKHLAVLEP; encoded by the coding sequence ATGACCTGGTTTTTCGCTCGTTGTTCCATTGCCGTGCTCGCCGCCTTCTGTCTTGCCGCTCCGCTCTCGGCGGCGCTGGGCCACGATGCCCGACCGGCAACGAAGAAGCGGTCCGTGCATCGGGCACGCTCGTCCAGTCCTCAAATCATCCCGCAAAAGCCGCGACCAGGAGTGCAGACCGGTGAAGCCGAGAGCCTGTACTACGGTGGTGTGGCCCTCCATGCGAAGGGCAACTATGTGGAGGCGGTGGAGAAATTCCAGGCTGCGCTGCATAAGCGACCTGATTTTCCGGAGGCTCACCATGCGCTGGGGCTTTCTCTAGCGGCGCAGGGGGCTCTCGATGAAGCCATTCGGGAATATCGAGCCGCGTTGAGCGTGCAACCGGAGTTTGCCGCCATTCACAACAACCTTGGCGTGGCGTTGAGTGAGCAGGGGAAGGTTGATGAGGCGATCGAGGCCTACCGGCATGCGATCCGGCTTCAGCCAGGCAATGCCGCCCCCCATCACAATCTCGCGTTGGCATTGGAGGCGAAGGGGGATGCCGACGGAGCGATCGAGGAATACCGCGAAACCCTGCGTCTGCAACCCAACAATGCCACAGCCCATAACAACCTGGGCTTAGTGCTGCAACGAAAAGGACAGCTCGACGAGGCCATCGGGGAGTATCGCGCGGCATTACGGCTTCAAGCGGGGTCGGCGGCCGCTCTGTATTGCTTGAACCTTAGCGCCGCCCTGTTGGTGAAGGGGGAACTGGACGGCGCGATCGGATCTGGTCGCACCGCCATCCGTTTGCAGCCGGAGAATGCGGACGCCCATTACAACCTCGGTCTGGCGCTGAAGGCCAAAGGGGATTTCAACGGGGCGTTGGCGGCATTCCGCGAAGTGTTGAAGTTGGATCCCGGACAAGGGGCTTTGCATTATGAGGTGGGGCAGCTTCTCGACCGGGCCGGCGACGATGCAGGGGCGCTGACGGAATATCGGGCGATGTTGGCGCGTCAGCCTTCCCATGCGCCCACGCAGGAAGCGTTGGCGGTGCTGTTGCAGAAGCAGGGGGATATCGACGGGGCGATTGCGGCATACCGCTCAGCTCTGCAGGCAGCACCGAACAGTGTCGCAGCCCAGAACAATCTTGGGGTGGCCTTGTTGAACAAGGGGCAGGTCGACGACGCGTTGGCGGCATTTCGCGCGGCGGCCTCGTTGCAGCCCAATGATCCTGTCGCGTACTACAACTTGGGTGAGGCATTCATTGCGCGCAATCAGCGTGGCGAAGCGATTCAGTCTTACCGCCGTTACATCGGGTTGGCTGAAGCTCAACCGGATCATCGTGACAAAGTGGAGGCGGTGCGGAAACACCTTGCGGTATTGGAGCCATAG
- a CDS encoding response regulator, whose protein sequence is MTLPISSRNRRILVIDDNRTIHEDFRKILIPAAVPSDLQQARAALFGDRVASSTVEPFDVDFVDQGQQGFDRVCAARKCGHPYALAVVDMRMPPGWDGLTTIERIWAADPEIQVVICTAYSDLSWNEIASRLGVTDRLLILRKPFDSIEVQQIANALTRKWELGREARLKVDELAALVDERSRELQAANQRLERDVQTRTLELQRRNEELQQLVDALREAKAEADSANQAKSRFLAQMSHEIRTPMNGVLGMVELLLATSLSDKQRHFSHTIRDSGVALLHVINEILDFSKIEANKVELEQAEFELLPLVRSLGDLFHEPLQRKGVRWHCEVDKALPLRWCGDAGRLRQILLNLVGNAVKFTERGEIALSLQRHDGDGRHVTMKVVVRDTGIGIPLEAQTRIFDPFSQADGSTSRRFGGTGLGLAIVQRLVDMMGGQIGVDSTPGQGSTFWFTLPLRPDAQTASSAEMRPPGFSKNPGPTANMSTGCPEPADVPEGGRILVAEDDPTNREVLLGMLELCGHSATVVGTGTSVLQALNHSPFDLIFMDCEMPEMDGVTATKAIRQRRITRVDGKPVSIVALTAHALETHRQACLAAGMDDYVTKPVALEQIAGALRRWLPSRTSEAA, encoded by the coding sequence ATGACCTTACCTATCAGCTCACGAAATCGCCGGATTCTTGTGATTGACGACAATCGAACCATCCATGAGGATTTTCGAAAGATTCTCATTCCTGCCGCAGTGCCGTCAGATTTGCAGCAGGCCAGGGCCGCGTTGTTCGGAGATAGGGTCGCCTCGTCGACGGTCGAGCCGTTTGATGTCGACTTTGTCGACCAAGGGCAACAGGGATTCGATCGGGTGTGTGCCGCGCGGAAGTGCGGACACCCTTATGCGCTGGCGGTGGTCGACATGCGCATGCCGCCCGGTTGGGACGGCCTGACGACCATTGAACGAATCTGGGCGGCTGATCCAGAGATCCAGGTCGTCATTTGCACAGCGTATTCTGACCTGTCCTGGAATGAGATCGCTTCGCGGCTGGGGGTGACGGATCGATTGTTGATCTTGCGGAAACCATTCGATTCCATTGAAGTGCAGCAGATTGCCAACGCACTTACTCGTAAGTGGGAGTTGGGACGGGAGGCCAGATTGAAGGTCGATGAACTGGCTGCGCTGGTCGACGAGCGCAGTCGCGAGTTGCAGGCAGCCAATCAGCGGCTCGAACGGGATGTGCAGACCCGCACACTCGAATTGCAGCGGCGCAATGAGGAACTGCAACAGCTGGTGGATGCGCTCAGAGAGGCGAAGGCGGAAGCCGATAGCGCGAACCAGGCGAAGTCCCGATTCCTGGCTCAGATGAGCCATGAAATTCGCACGCCGATGAACGGCGTGCTGGGCATGGTAGAACTGCTGCTGGCGACCAGTCTGTCCGACAAACAGCGGCACTTCTCACACACGATTCGCGACTCTGGCGTCGCTCTTCTGCACGTTATTAACGAGATTCTCGATTTCTCCAAGATCGAGGCCAATAAGGTGGAACTGGAACAGGCAGAATTTGAGTTGCTTCCTCTGGTGCGTTCCCTGGGCGACTTGTTCCACGAGCCGCTTCAGCGCAAAGGGGTGCGGTGGCATTGTGAGGTTGACAAGGCTCTGCCGCTGCGGTGGTGTGGAGATGCGGGGCGCCTTCGCCAGATCCTGCTCAATCTTGTCGGCAACGCGGTGAAATTTACGGAGCGGGGAGAAATTGCGCTGTCCCTTCAGCGTCATGACGGCGACGGGAGGCACGTGACGATGAAGGTGGTGGTGCGTGATACCGGTATCGGGATTCCTCTCGAAGCGCAAACACGAATTTTCGATCCCTTTTCGCAGGCCGACGGGTCGACGAGTCGCCGGTTTGGAGGGACCGGGCTAGGCCTGGCGATCGTCCAGCGGCTGGTGGATATGATGGGTGGGCAGATCGGAGTGGACAGCACCCCCGGGCAGGGATCCACGTTCTGGTTTACGCTCCCATTGAGGCCAGACGCGCAAACGGCGTCATCGGCCGAAATGAGGCCGCCAGGCTTCTCAAAAAATCCCGGGCCCACAGCGAATATGTCGACAGGATGTCCCGAACCTGCTGATGTTCCCGAGGGCGGAAGGATTCTCGTCGCGGAAGATGATCCGACGAATCGCGAGGTCTTGCTGGGCATGCTGGAGTTGTGCGGACACTCGGCGACCGTCGTAGGGACAGGGACCAGTGTGCTGCAGGCCCTGAACCATTCGCCGTTCGACCTGATCTTTATGGATTGTGAGATGCCTGAAATGGACGGGGTGACGGCGACCAAAGCTATCCGTCAGCGCCGAATCACCCGGGTGGATGGCAAGCCCGTCTCAATCGTCGCCTTGACCGCACATGCGCTTGAAACGCACCGGCAGGCCTGTCTCGCTGCAGGCATGGACGACTATGTCACCAAACCCGTGGCGCTCGAACAGATCGCCGGCGCGCTTCGACGTTGGCTTCCATCTCGGACCTCGGAAGCGGCGTAA
- a CDS encoding PAS domain-containing protein has protein sequence MSRVSPLLFLSFCLVSLTIGAMFAVEALVGSFPDQVRYVSESRQALCENLAVQYSVLASSGQLPAIETAMQALVQRNADILSAALLLSDGQLLAVAGDHVQHWVQPEGHRSTLSHIQVPIYNANAHWGTLQLSFRTTDSSVSDRLFLGPWPRFVASVALLSFVGYVMLLKRTLRHLDPSQVIPSRVKSALDSLTDGVVMLDRSGLIVLTNDTFCRLTGQALTSLLGKPLARLAWVHEQGQPLVAGEEYPWERAQKSQAPQQGSRLGFRSNDRQWQTFSVTSTPIFDDQGGLRGVVASFHDVTDVDRAHKQLREAIGELERSRTKVISQNQMLEQTNESLQTEIERRKRVQDEREELNRQLIETSRLVGMADVASAVLHNVGNVLNSINVSVEVVMNTVKQSPIGDVALVASMLQSHRHDLPHFLSQDPQGKQIPTYLSMLAETVNQNSMFVERELGGLSRNVDHVRQVVSRQVDLARPGGAIREPVHFQDLMEQALAINRSALENCRCEIREEYEDVPDGITDRHQVIQVLVNLISNAANAMAPSGAPVRRLTLRLAVDSDRAGFVRFQVIDTGVGISQEHAPRLFTQGFTTRPDGHGLGLHSAALVAKQLGGSIQGYSDGEGLGATFTFTLPFESVEVSA, from the coding sequence ATGAGCCGCGTGTCGCCACTTCTCTTTCTCAGCTTCTGTCTCGTTTCGTTGACCATTGGTGCGATGTTTGCCGTAGAGGCGCTCGTGGGATCATTCCCTGATCAGGTCAGGTACGTCTCTGAGTCTCGTCAGGCGCTCTGTGAGAATCTCGCGGTGCAGTATTCGGTGCTGGCCTCTTCCGGGCAACTGCCGGCGATCGAGACGGCAATGCAGGCGCTGGTCCAACGCAATGCCGACATCCTGTCGGCGGCCCTGCTGCTTTCGGACGGGCAGCTGCTGGCTGTCGCGGGCGATCACGTACAGCATTGGGTGCAGCCGGAGGGGCACCGGTCAACACTGAGCCATATTCAAGTGCCGATCTATAATGCCAATGCACACTGGGGCACTCTGCAGCTGTCTTTCCGCACCACTGACTCCTCCGTGAGCGACAGGCTGTTCCTGGGACCGTGGCCAAGATTTGTGGCTTCTGTCGCCCTCCTCAGCTTTGTTGGGTATGTCATGCTGCTAAAGCGCACGTTGCGTCATCTGGACCCCTCACAGGTCATTCCTTCCCGTGTCAAATCAGCACTCGACAGTCTCACCGACGGAGTGGTGATGCTGGATCGCTCCGGGTTGATTGTGCTGACCAACGACACATTTTGCCGGTTGACGGGTCAAGCCTTGACCTCGCTCCTGGGAAAGCCATTGGCGCGACTTGCGTGGGTTCATGAGCAGGGGCAGCCGTTGGTGGCCGGCGAGGAGTATCCCTGGGAACGGGCGCAGAAGTCTCAGGCGCCCCAGCAGGGCAGTCGTCTTGGGTTCCGGAGCAACGATCGGCAGTGGCAAACTTTCTCGGTGACCAGCACGCCGATATTTGATGACCAAGGCGGGTTACGCGGGGTCGTGGCTTCGTTTCACGATGTGACGGACGTCGACCGTGCCCACAAGCAGTTGCGCGAGGCGATTGGTGAGCTCGAACGGTCCCGTACGAAGGTGATTTCACAAAACCAGATGCTTGAGCAGACCAATGAGTCACTTCAGACTGAAATCGAACGCCGTAAACGTGTGCAGGATGAGCGGGAGGAACTGAACCGACAGTTGATCGAGACGTCGCGCCTGGTGGGCATGGCCGATGTCGCCTCCGCCGTGCTGCATAACGTGGGCAATGTGCTGAATAGCATCAATGTCTCCGTCGAAGTCGTCATGAACACGGTGAAACAATCACCGATCGGCGACGTGGCGTTGGTTGCATCCATGCTGCAGTCGCACAGGCATGATTTACCTCACTTCCTGTCTCAAGACCCTCAGGGAAAGCAGATTCCTACGTATCTCTCCATGCTGGCAGAGACCGTCAACCAGAACTCGATGTTCGTGGAGCGGGAGCTGGGTGGTCTCAGCCGGAATGTGGATCACGTGCGCCAGGTCGTTTCCCGACAAGTGGATCTCGCCCGTCCCGGTGGAGCCATCCGTGAACCGGTGCATTTTCAGGACTTGATGGAGCAGGCGCTGGCCATCAATCGATCCGCGCTGGAGAACTGCCGCTGTGAAATCCGTGAGGAGTACGAAGACGTTCCGGACGGGATCACAGACCGGCATCAAGTCATTCAGGTGTTGGTGAATCTGATCAGTAACGCCGCGAATGCGATGGCCCCGTCCGGCGCGCCAGTGCGACGACTCACGCTTCGTCTCGCAGTGGACTCCGATCGCGCGGGATTCGTCCGGTTTCAGGTGATCGATACCGGGGTCGGGATTTCGCAGGAACATGCGCCTCGCCTCTTCACCCAGGGCTTTACGACCAGGCCGGACGGACATGGGCTGGGCTTGCACAGTGCCGCACTGGTGGCGAAGCAGTTGGGTGGTTCCATCCAGGGCTACAGCGATGGTGAAGGTTTGGGTGCGACGTTTACGTTCACGCTTCCTTTTGAATCGGTGGAGGTTTCGGCATGA